In Halobaculum rubrum, the following are encoded in one genomic region:
- a CDS encoding NifU family protein encodes MSADSQDDGGEDELRERVTNFLRRNFPQIQMHGGSAAIQHLDRETGEVHISLGGACSGCGISPMTIQAIKSRMTKEIPEIKQVVADTGMGSGADGDLGGMGHADDGTSPSFPGESSDGEDDEGPQAPF; translated from the coding sequence ATGAGCGCCGACTCTCAGGACGACGGCGGCGAGGACGAACTGCGCGAGCGCGTGACGAACTTCCTGCGCCGCAACTTCCCGCAGATCCAGATGCACGGCGGCAGCGCGGCCATCCAGCATCTCGACCGCGAGACAGGAGAGGTCCACATCTCGCTGGGCGGCGCCTGCTCGGGCTGTGGCATCTCGCCGATGACGATCCAGGCGATCAAGTCCCGGATGACCAAGGAGATCCCCGAGATCAAGCAGGTCGTCGCCGACACGGGCATGGGGTCGGGCGCCGACGGCGACCTCGGCGGCATGGGTCACGCCGACGACGGCACGTCTCCCTCGTTCCCCGGCGAGTCCTCGGACGGCGAGGACGACGAAGGGCCGCAGGCGCCGTTCTGA
- a CDS encoding DUF5783 family protein → MAEFDPELFEDKYANYFSELQRAYKNAFETMNDRFDSELIHAIDQQILNESEPFYDADSGAFTVELPENPTERLTAIVVDDEKLTETLDRYVAEIESELYRVFDLERPEDR, encoded by the coding sequence ATGGCCGAGTTCGACCCCGAGCTGTTCGAGGACAAGTACGCGAACTACTTCTCGGAGCTCCAGCGGGCGTACAAGAACGCCTTCGAGACGATGAACGACCGGTTCGACTCGGAGCTGATCCACGCCATCGACCAGCAGATCCTCAACGAGTCCGAGCCGTTCTACGACGCGGACAGCGGGGCGTTCACCGTCGAGCTCCCCGAGAACCCGACCGAGCGACTGACCGCCATCGTCGTCGACGACGAGAAGCTGACCGAGACGCTCGATCGGTACGTCGCGGAGATCGAATCGGAGCTGTACCGCGTCTTCGACCTCGAGCGGCCCGAGGATCGGTGA
- a CDS encoding RAD55 family ATPase, protein MLEDAPLSLDDGGGGESLLIAGPPMTGKYALMLRLMAEAGDRGVLITTGDPVEQARADYAEVAGVAPESVGVVDCVSKQQGGELVEDDLVRYASSPKNITDIGMKFTDLYEVFRETEGSVGVGINSLSELLMYLDPQDVYQFVRVLTRQTENEGWTTIAVINSTMHDEQTLHTMYEPFDTVINTREENGARELRVRNRTQTATAWTTF, encoded by the coding sequence ATGTTGGAGGACGCCCCGCTGTCGCTCGATGACGGCGGGGGAGGTGAGAGTCTCCTTATCGCCGGTCCACCCATGACCGGCAAGTACGCGCTCATGCTCCGCCTGATGGCGGAAGCCGGCGACCGCGGCGTCCTCATCACCACCGGGGATCCCGTCGAACAAGCTCGCGCGGACTACGCGGAAGTCGCCGGGGTCGCACCCGAATCGGTCGGCGTCGTCGACTGCGTCTCCAAGCAGCAGGGCGGCGAGCTCGTCGAGGACGACCTCGTCAGGTACGCGTCCTCCCCGAAGAACATCACGGACATCGGGATGAAGTTCACCGACCTGTACGAGGTGTTCCGCGAGACGGAGGGATCCGTGGGTGTCGGCATCAACTCGCTGTCCGAGCTGTTGATGTACCTCGATCCGCAGGACGTCTACCAGTTCGTCCGTGTGCTCACCCGACAGACCGAAAACGAGGGGTGGACGACCATCGCGGTGATCAACTCGACGATGCACGACGAGCAGACGCTGCACACGATGTACGAGCCCTTCGACACCGTGATCAACACCCGCGAGGAGAACGGCGCCCGCGAGCTCCGCGTCCGAAACCGGACGCAGACGGCGACCGCGTGGACGACGTTCTGA
- a CDS encoding RAD55 family ATPase has translation MRVSSGVAGFDDLVGGGLPAERLYVVCGPPGSGKTTFSAQFIAEGAAAGERCLFISMHESQDDLERDMAAYDFGFEGALDSGSVTFLDAFSSEGKRFFGMPGDRRDVNSVTNRISSFVESRDIDRVVIDSTMLLRYLLDDDDDTTMRFLSALKRTDATTYLISEMTDPTAYADEHFLAHGVVFFHNYMEDDGMRRGVQVVKMRGADVDTDIQDLRFTGDGLVVGDGRTVTN, from the coding sequence ATGCGCGTTTCGAGCGGCGTTGCGGGATTCGACGACCTCGTCGGCGGGGGACTCCCAGCCGAGCGGCTCTACGTCGTCTGCGGACCGCCCGGAAGCGGGAAGACGACGTTTTCAGCACAGTTCATCGCCGAGGGCGCCGCCGCGGGCGAGCGCTGCCTGTTCATCAGCATGCACGAGAGTCAGGACGACCTCGAACGGGACATGGCCGCCTACGACTTCGGCTTCGAGGGGGCGCTCGATTCCGGGTCGGTGACGTTCCTCGATGCGTTCTCCTCGGAGGGGAAGCGCTTCTTCGGCATGCCCGGGGACCGCCGTGACGTCAACAGCGTCACCAACCGGATCAGTTCGTTCGTCGAGTCGCGTGACATCGACCGGGTCGTCATCGACTCGACGATGCTGCTGCGGTATCTGCTCGACGACGACGACGACACGACCATGCGGTTCCTCTCGGCGCTCAAGCGAACGGACGCGACGACGTATCTCATCTCCGAGATGACGGACCCCACGGCGTACGCCGACGAGCACTTCCTCGCGCACGGCGTGGTGTTCTTCCACAACTACATGGAGGACGACGGGATGCGCCGCGGCGTTCAGGTGGTGAAGATGCGCGGCGCCGACGTCGACACCGACATCCAGGATCTTCGATTCACCGGCGACGGCCTCGTCGTCGGCGACGGCCGGACAGTCACCAACTGA
- a CDS encoding chemotaxis protein CheW: protein MASSQRTADDDAVSAEETTQVLEFGLGDETYCLDIAYIDEIVDAGDLTAIPNSPRHVEGVMDLRGKTTTIIDPKTLLGVTGTGARERIIVFDPEEVDDGGTVGWVVDEVFQVRDVTADQVDEATTAGDDSVRGIVKGDDRFVVWVEPHTE from the coding sequence ATGGCAAGCAGTCAGCGCACGGCCGACGACGACGCCGTCTCCGCCGAGGAGACGACGCAGGTGCTGGAGTTCGGACTCGGCGACGAGACGTACTGTCTCGACATCGCCTACATCGACGAGATCGTCGACGCGGGCGATCTCACGGCCATCCCGAACTCGCCGCGACACGTCGAGGGCGTGATGGACCTGCGCGGCAAGACGACCACGATAATCGACCCGAAGACGCTGCTCGGCGTCACCGGCACGGGTGCCCGCGAGCGGATCATCGTGTTCGATCCCGAGGAGGTCGACGACGGCGGCACCGTCGGCTGGGTCGTCGACGAGGTGTTCCAGGTTCGCGACGTGACCGCCGATCAGGTCGACGAGGCGACGACCGCGGGCGACGACTCCGTCCGCGGTATCGTGAAGGGCGACGACCGCTTCGTCGTCTGGGTCGAACCGCACACGGAGTGA
- the cheB gene encoding chemotaxis-specific protein-glutamate methyltransferase CheB, translating into MRGLIADILESDGVEVVGEAADGREALSVVADTDPDVVTMDVEMPEMNGIEAVERLMAENPTPTLMLSAYTAEGAEETFAALDAGAVDFFAKPGGEVSMGVSRLEEQLVDTVRSVAGADVSRAGRRNEAATAAEGGATPASPDASSADGSAGATVEPNTTLIVGSSTGGPDAVERVVSALPGDADLRGVVVQHMPEAFTGRFANRLDDACELSVREAEDGMRLGRGELAVAKGGHHLEITNARNGRLRLSVIDEERGEGVRPSVNVTMRSAAEAVDDPLIGVILTGMGSDGSDGVQALSRAGARVLAQDEDSCVVYGMPKRAAATGVVDSMLPLDDIAAGITGENA; encoded by the coding sequence ATGCGGGGACTCATCGCGGACATCCTGGAGTCCGACGGAGTCGAGGTCGTCGGCGAGGCCGCTGACGGGCGCGAAGCGCTGTCGGTCGTCGCCGACACCGACCCCGACGTGGTGACGATGGACGTCGAGATGCCCGAGATGAACGGGATCGAGGCGGTCGAACGGTTGATGGCCGAGAACCCGACGCCGACGCTGATGCTGTCGGCGTACACCGCCGAGGGCGCCGAGGAGACGTTCGCCGCGCTGGACGCGGGCGCGGTCGACTTCTTCGCCAAGCCCGGCGGGGAAGTGTCGATGGGCGTCTCCCGGCTGGAGGAGCAGCTCGTCGACACCGTTCGATCGGTCGCCGGCGCGGACGTCTCGCGGGCGGGGCGACGGAACGAGGCCGCGACGGCCGCCGAGGGCGGGGCGACGCCGGCGTCGCCGGACGCGTCGTCCGCGGACGGTTCCGCCGGGGCGACAGTCGAGCCGAACACGACCCTGATCGTCGGCTCGTCGACCGGGGGGCCGGACGCCGTCGAGCGGGTCGTCTCGGCGCTGCCCGGCGACGCCGACCTCCGCGGGGTCGTCGTCCAGCACATGCCCGAGGCGTTCACCGGGCGGTTCGCGAACCGGCTCGACGACGCCTGCGAACTCTCGGTCCGGGAGGCCGAGGACGGCATGCGGCTCGGCCGGGGCGAGCTGGCGGTCGCCAAGGGCGGGCACCACCTGGAGATCACGAACGCCCGGAACGGCCGGCTTCGCCTGTCAGTTATCGACGAGGAGCGCGGCGAGGGCGTGCGCCCGTCGGTGAACGTGACGATGCGGTCGGCCGCCGAGGCGGTGGACGACCCGCTGATCGGCGTGATCCTCACCGGGATGGGCAGCGACGGGAGCGACGGCGTCCAGGCGCTCTCGCGGGCCGGCGCCCGCGTGCTCGCGCAGGACGAAGACTCCTGTGTGGTGTACGGGATGCCCAAGCGCGCGGCCGCCACCGGGGTGGTCGACTCGATGCTGCCGCTGGACGACATCGCCGCGGGAATCACGGGTGAGAACGCGTGA
- a CDS encoding chemotaxis protein CheA gives MSEAHVRAFVRESEEGITELNNSLLALESDPDDSEAMDAIFRTAHTLKGNAAAMGFGDFSGLAHAMEDLLDEVRGGDMAVSGALMDRLFEAVDLLDAMLGEIDESGDTSIDPTGVEDDLRVLAEEGADALDAENGDGASEASDDVTESDAGDSDDNTAADPGGADGGADDGGDDAVAVDPEFDHDLSPGDDEGIYRARVDLGGADMPGIDAMFVLEAVEDGFGGLSCDPDREAIEEGEFDDTFDLYVVADAGATLEAGVDAVSQVESVDVDAVDPAPGDDATADASDDATVDTGDDAGDDASDDAGDTDPEATDGEASEASAAADAGDGDDGDDDGDSSSDSGSGGGGGSNTSSSDNISSVRVDVEQLDDLYGLVEQLVTSRIKLRREMEEADIDSDNLDELDKISTNLQDTVMDMRLIPLSAVVDTFPRLVRDLARDQSKDVNFDIDGRDIELDRTILTEIRDPLVHILRNAVDHGIESPEEREAAGKDPTGTIELRADRERDHVTIVVEDDGGGIEADALREKAVEEGVKSRGEVEAMSDAEARELVFHPGFSTNDEVTDVSGRGVGMDVVRTTVKDLDGSVSLDSTPGEGTRFEIKLPVTVAIVRVMFIEVDGVEYGVPIKNIAEVSRADGIDVAHGDEIVRHDGEIYPVLRLGEVLDTAGAAGAAGGADDALADGGNDDADSRNHDAGDGDGMLLRIHDEKRPVALHCDNVLHQEEVVVKPLEGILSGIPGLSGTAVLGDGDVVSILDVETLGGRR, from the coding sequence GTGAGCGAGGCACACGTCCGTGCGTTCGTCCGCGAGTCCGAGGAGGGGATCACGGAGCTGAACAACTCCCTGCTCGCGCTGGAGTCGGACCCGGACGACTCGGAGGCGATGGACGCCATCTTCCGGACCGCCCACACCCTGAAGGGGAACGCCGCGGCCATGGGCTTCGGCGACTTCTCCGGACTCGCGCACGCGATGGAGGACCTCCTCGACGAGGTCCGCGGCGGCGACATGGCGGTGTCCGGGGCCCTGATGGACCGCCTGTTCGAGGCGGTCGACCTGCTCGACGCGATGCTCGGCGAGATCGACGAGTCGGGCGACACGAGCATCGACCCGACCGGCGTGGAGGACGACCTTCGAGTGCTGGCCGAGGAGGGCGCTGACGCGCTCGACGCCGAGAACGGGGACGGCGCGTCCGAGGCCAGCGACGACGTGACGGAGTCCGACGCCGGCGATTCCGACGACAACACGGCTGCCGACCCCGGCGGCGCCGATGGTGGAGCCGACGACGGCGGCGACGACGCGGTCGCCGTGGATCCCGAGTTCGATCACGACCTGTCCCCCGGCGACGACGAAGGGATCTACCGCGCCCGCGTCGATCTCGGCGGGGCGGACATGCCCGGCATCGACGCGATGTTCGTGTTGGAGGCCGTCGAGGACGGCTTCGGGGGGCTGTCGTGCGACCCCGACCGCGAGGCGATCGAGGAGGGCGAGTTCGACGACACCTTCGACCTGTACGTCGTCGCCGACGCGGGCGCGACCCTCGAGGCCGGCGTCGACGCGGTGAGCCAGGTCGAGTCGGTCGACGTGGACGCCGTCGACCCGGCTCCCGGTGACGATGCGACCGCCGACGCGAGCGACGATGCGACCGTCGACACGGGCGACGATGCGGGCGACGACGCGAGCGACGACGCCGGCGACACCGACCCGGAGGCGACCGACGGCGAGGCATCGGAGGCGTCGGCCGCCGCGGATGCCGGGGACGGCGATGACGGCGACGACGACGGGGACTCCTCGTCCGACTCCGGATCCGGCGGGGGCGGCGGCTCGAACACGTCGTCGTCGGACAACATCTCGTCGGTCCGGGTCGACGTGGAGCAGCTGGACGACCTGTACGGGCTGGTCGAGCAGCTGGTGACGAGCCGGATCAAGCTCCGTCGCGAGATGGAGGAGGCCGACATCGACTCCGACAACCTCGACGAGTTGGACAAGATCTCGACGAACCTCCAGGACACGGTGATGGACATGCGGCTCATCCCGCTGTCGGCGGTCGTCGACACGTTCCCCCGGCTCGTGCGGGACCTGGCGCGCGACCAGTCGAAGGACGTGAACTTCGACATCGACGGCCGCGACATCGAACTGGACCGCACCATCCTCACGGAGATCCGCGACCCGCTGGTCCACATCCTCCGCAACGCCGTCGACCACGGCATCGAGTCCCCCGAGGAGCGTGAGGCCGCCGGGAAGGACCCGACCGGCACCATCGAGCTGCGGGCCGACCGCGAGCGCGACCACGTCACCATCGTCGTCGAGGACGACGGCGGCGGCATCGAGGCCGACGCGCTGCGCGAGAAGGCCGTCGAGGAGGGCGTGAAATCCCGCGGAGAGGTCGAGGCGATGTCCGACGCGGAGGCGCGCGAACTCGTCTTCCACCCGGGCTTCTCCACCAACGACGAGGTAACCGACGTGTCCGGCCGCGGCGTCGGGATGGACGTGGTCCGGACGACGGTGAAGGACCTCGACGGAAGCGTCAGCCTCGACTCGACGCCCGGCGAGGGGACGCGCTTCGAGATCAAACTGCCCGTCACGGTCGCCATCGTCCGCGTGATGTTCATCGAGGTCGACGGCGTCGAGTACGGCGTTCCGATCAAGAACATCGCGGAGGTGAGCCGGGCCGACGGCATCGACGTGGCCCACGGCGACGAGATCGTCCGCCACGACGGCGAGATATACCCGGTCCTCAGGCTCGGCGAGGTGCTCGATACGGCCGGCGCGGCCGGCGCGGCCGGGGGGGCCGACGACGCCCTCGCCGACGGCGGGAACGACGACGCCGACTCCCGGAACCACGACGCCGGCGACGGGGACGGCATGCTCCTTCGGATCCACGACGAGAAGCGTCCGGTCGCGCTCCACTGCGACAACGTGCTCCACCAGGAGGAGGTCGTCGTGAAGCCGCTTGAGGGGATTCTCTCGGGGATCCCCGGGCTGTCGGGGACGGCCGTCCTCGGCGACGGCGACGTGGTGAGCATCCTCGACGTGGAGACACTCGGGGGGCGGCGATGA
- a CDS encoding CheR family methyltransferase, protein MSRARGDDGDLQGVIDFVEDRVPFEPGYYNEAYLGRRIAARMQRRDADDHAEYRAILEDDDEEREALLDALTINVTGFFRDPDMWADLRPVLRDLSEENGRAGVDVWSAPCADGREPYSLSMLADDDDEVDERRLRITAVDISEEALDAARAGVYETTRTTDIGEELSPLSDPETYVEREESVFRVRESVRSRVTFEPYDLIRDGPKADMDLVFCRNLLIYIDSEYKGRLFETLRDSIRPGGYLVLGKTETVPPDMREEFEPVAKRSRIYQYTG, encoded by the coding sequence ATGAGCCGCGCGCGCGGCGACGACGGCGACCTGCAGGGCGTCATCGACTTCGTGGAGGACCGCGTTCCGTTCGAGCCCGGCTACTACAACGAGGCGTACCTCGGGCGGCGGATCGCCGCGCGGATGCAGCGACGCGACGCCGACGACCACGCCGAGTACCGCGCGATCCTCGAGGACGACGACGAGGAGCGCGAGGCGCTGCTGGACGCGCTCACGATCAACGTCACAGGGTTCTTCCGCGACCCCGACATGTGGGCGGACCTGCGCCCGGTGTTGCGTGACCTCTCCGAGGAGAACGGGCGTGCCGGCGTCGACGTCTGGAGCGCGCCCTGTGCGGACGGCCGCGAGCCGTACTCGCTGTCGATGCTCGCCGACGACGACGACGAGGTGGACGAGCGCCGTCTCCGGATCACCGCCGTCGACATCAGCGAGGAGGCGCTCGACGCCGCTCGCGCGGGCGTGTACGAGACGACGCGGACGACGGACATCGGGGAGGAGCTGTCGCCGCTGTCGGACCCGGAGACGTACGTCGAACGGGAGGAGAGCGTCTTCAGGGTTCGTGAGTCGGTCCGGTCGCGGGTCACCTTCGAGCCGTACGACCTCATCCGCGACGGGCCGAAGGCGGACATGGATCTGGTGTTCTGCCGGAACCTCCTGATCTACATCGACAGCGAGTACAAGGGTCGACTGTTCGAGACCCTGCGCGACTCGATCCGGCCGGGCGGCTACCTCGTGCTCGGGAAGACCGAGACGGTGCCCCCCGACATGCGCGAGGAGTTCGAGCCGGTCGCGAAACGCAGTCGCATCTACCAGTACACGGGATAA
- a CDS encoding HEAT repeat domain-containing protein produces MSLYTLARDGDMEQLADTAKNSDSAAVRRRAAEMLGDVGDPEDDRTVDVLIHLARNDEEDAVRAAAVDGLDELGGNGLERLIAKETGVDPDAADWAAVRAFAKVLGGASIPEYRMAAANALGRMGDEDAVGPLAKRLDDPDARVRERACLALGRIGDPRAVGQLKQRLDDDHPAVKSAAADALGSIASGEALAALLDLLDEENVSLRRLAASALGNASSAEPVPKLAGALADEHDTVRRAAVFSIIELLANAPTKQSHAVRDAVVSELKDADDETVTGPLVEILEDATQARQRRNAVWFLGRVTSAEPPEDVLDALVDALDDEDKMTAQFAATSITNLEGLAVESTLIDLVNDDDASVDARAKAAYALGDVGGDRAKETLDMITDGDVDKQIRKRAFASLSKLGGVRQ; encoded by the coding sequence ATGTCGCTGTACACGCTCGCCCGCGACGGGGACATGGAGCAGCTCGCCGACACCGCCAAGAACAGCGACAGCGCCGCGGTGCGCCGGCGGGCCGCCGAGATGCTCGGCGACGTGGGCGACCCCGAGGACGACCGGACCGTCGACGTGCTCATCCACCTCGCTCGAAACGACGAGGAGGACGCCGTCCGCGCGGCGGCGGTCGACGGCCTCGACGAACTGGGCGGCAACGGGCTCGAACGGCTCATCGCCAAGGAGACGGGCGTCGACCCGGACGCCGCCGACTGGGCGGCCGTCCGCGCGTTCGCGAAGGTACTCGGCGGCGCGAGTATCCCGGAGTACCGGATGGCCGCCGCGAACGCGCTGGGGCGAATGGGCGACGAGGACGCCGTCGGGCCGCTGGCGAAGCGGCTCGACGACCCCGACGCGAGAGTTCGCGAGCGGGCCTGTCTCGCGCTCGGACGCATCGGCGACCCGCGTGCGGTCGGACAGCTGAAGCAGCGGCTGGACGACGACCACCCCGCGGTGAAGTCGGCCGCCGCCGACGCGCTCGGCTCCATCGCCAGCGGCGAGGCGCTCGCGGCGCTGTTGGACCTGCTGGACGAGGAGAACGTCAGCCTCCGGCGGCTCGCGGCATCGGCGCTCGGCAACGCGAGCTCGGCGGAGCCGGTGCCGAAGCTGGCGGGGGCGCTCGCGGACGAGCACGACACGGTGCGCCGTGCGGCGGTGTTCTCGATCATCGAACTGCTCGCGAACGCGCCGACGAAACAGAGCCACGCCGTGCGCGACGCGGTCGTCTCCGAACTCAAGGACGCCGACGACGAGACGGTGACGGGTCCGCTCGTGGAGATCCTGGAGGACGCGACGCAGGCGCGCCAGCGACGCAACGCCGTCTGGTTTCTCGGACGGGTGACGAGCGCGGAGCCGCCCGAGGACGTGCTCGACGCGCTCGTCGACGCCCTCGACGACGAGGACAAGATGACCGCGCAGTTCGCGGCGACGAGCATCACCAACCTGGAGGGGCTCGCGGTGGAGTCGACGCTCATCGACCTTGTGAACGACGACGACGCGTCGGTCGACGCGCGGGCGAAGGCGGCGTACGCCCTCGGCGACGTGGGCGGCGACCGCGCGAAGGAGACGCTCGACATGATAACCGACGGCGACGTGGACAAGCAGATCCGCAAGCGCGCGTTCGCGTCGCTGTCGAAGCTCGGAGGTGTTAGACAGTGA
- a CDS encoding CheF family chemotaxis protein, producing the protein MKAGRKLNDVGWTNGRIVLSNKRIVLVGNGGKRTIALSSVEGIGGRYDANQEIQRVSNYVSLRIGDDVFLVAAEEHEEFRTDLYRAFLDRKVIKARHPAIKGGVVQDTEWEQARLKVEADGISVAQQSGAFVRLELDDIGTLEETERTVMDEKAPVIEAEHTDDGGTSVQTYLSGKPWLVAVVKSYLEQGHDRNRGAVELSESEREVLMALYSGVSSFEVPNFLGMEVDRVEEIFDRLIEAEVLEEVRTRREVALEPRGRNIASEAMNEQ; encoded by the coding sequence ATGAAGGCCGGGCGAAAGCTCAACGACGTCGGGTGGACCAACGGCCGGATCGTCCTCTCGAACAAGCGGATCGTCCTCGTCGGCAACGGCGGCAAGCGAACGATCGCGCTGTCGTCGGTCGAGGGGATCGGCGGCCGGTACGACGCCAACCAGGAGATACAGCGCGTCTCCAACTACGTCAGCCTCCGGATCGGCGACGACGTGTTCCTCGTCGCCGCCGAGGAGCACGAGGAGTTTCGGACGGACCTGTATCGCGCATTCCTCGACCGCAAGGTGATCAAGGCGCGCCATCCCGCGATCAAAGGCGGCGTCGTGCAGGACACCGAGTGGGAGCAGGCACGCCTGAAGGTGGAGGCCGACGGGATCTCGGTCGCCCAGCAAAGCGGCGCGTTCGTCCGGCTCGAACTCGACGACATCGGGACGCTGGAGGAGACAGAGCGGACCGTGATGGACGAGAAGGCGCCGGTCATCGAGGCCGAACACACCGACGACGGGGGGACGAGCGTCCAGACGTACCTCTCGGGCAAACCGTGGCTGGTCGCGGTCGTCAAGTCGTACCTCGAGCAGGGCCACGACCGCAACCGCGGCGCCGTCGAGCTGTCCGAGTCCGAACGCGAGGTGCTGATGGCGCTGTACTCGGGCGTCTCCTCGTTCGAGGTGCCGAACTTCCTCGGGATGGAGGTCGACCGGGTCGAGGAGATCTTCGATCGACTCATCGAGGCGGAGGTACTGGAGGAGGTTCGCACCCGCCGCGAGGTCGCCCTGGAGCCCCGCGGACGCAACATCGCCAGCGAGGCGATGAACGAGCAGTGA
- a CDS encoding inorganic phosphate transporter translates to MVSVLLLIALLAAVFVGFNIGGSSTGVAWGPPVGARIVSKTAAAALMTFFVFLGGWTVGRNVIDTLGGDLVPRTVFSAEVSIVILGFIGLGMLLANLYGVPVSTSMTAVGAIAGLGLATGRLDFAVLGSIMVWWLIAPVVGFWFGAVIGRYFYPYLDQKFALEQSSGPLFTLDRSGIVPTPELGPGTTAREAVSTGLVLAIACYMSFSAGASNVANAVAPLVGGGLIGVDTAVVLGTVAIGLGAFTIARRTMESVGNDLTQLPLLAAAIVMTVAASITTVASALGIPMSLALSTVMCIVGLGWGRATRPTAVTGLVKGNVKGEISAGAVAAETGDEVPPVGQEDPENLRDVQRLFDPSSVVRFVAFWIIGPSLATALSYATFALLPIAGPV, encoded by the coding sequence ATGGTTTCGGTGCTCTTACTGATCGCACTCCTGGCGGCTGTCTTTGTCGGATTTAACATCGGAGGGTCATCGACGGGCGTCGCGTGGGGGCCGCCCGTGGGGGCACGCATCGTCAGCAAAACCGCAGCGGCCGCCCTGATGACGTTTTTCGTCTTTCTCGGTGGCTGGACGGTCGGACGCAACGTCATCGATACGCTCGGTGGCGACCTCGTCCCACGGACAGTGTTCTCTGCCGAGGTGAGCATCGTCATCTTGGGGTTTATCGGACTCGGAATGCTGCTCGCTAACCTCTACGGCGTTCCCGTTTCGACCTCGATGACGGCGGTCGGAGCGATCGCCGGTCTCGGACTCGCAACCGGGCGGCTCGATTTCGCCGTGCTCGGTTCGATTATGGTGTGGTGGCTCATTGCGCCGGTCGTCGGGTTCTGGTTCGGCGCGGTCATCGGTCGGTACTTCTACCCCTACCTCGATCAGAAGTTCGCCCTCGAACAGTCCAGCGGCCCGCTGTTCACGCTCGACCGGTCGGGGATCGTACCGACACCGGAACTGGGACCCGGAACCACCGCTCGTGAAGCAGTCAGTACGGGACTGGTACTCGCCATCGCCTGTTACATGTCGTTCAGCGCCGGTGCGAGCAACGTTGCGAACGCGGTCGCGCCACTCGTCGGTGGCGGATTGATCGGCGTCGATACCGCCGTTGTGCTCGGGACTGTCGCGATCGGTCTCGGTGCGTTCACCATCGCACGACGGACGATGGAGTCCGTCGGAAACGATCTCACTCAGCTGCCGTTACTGGCAGCCGCGATCGTGATGACCGTTGCCGCGAGCATTACGACAGTGGCGTCGGCTCTCGGTATCCCGATGAGTCTCGCACTCTCGACAGTCATGTGCATCGTCGGTCTCGGATGGGGACGGGCAACCCGTCCGACAGCAGTGACCGGTCTCGTGAAAGGGAACGTCAAAGGCGAGATCTCGGCGGGTGCGGTCGCCGCCGAGACCGGTGACGAAGTCCCTCCGGTCGGCCAAGAAGACCCCGAGAACCTGCGGGACGTCCAGCGGTTGTTCGACCCCTCCTCCGTCGTCCGGTTCGTCGCGTTCTGGATTATCGGCCCCTCTCTCGCGACCGCACTCTCCTATGCGACGTTCGCGCTCCTCCCGATCGCAGGACCCGTCTGA